The Capsicum annuum cultivar UCD-10X-F1 chromosome 3, UCD10Xv1.1, whole genome shotgun sequence genomic sequence ATGACCTCCTAGTTACATGGCAGTAACTTTACCAGTAAGCCAAGGCTCCCCTTCACCATATTCCAAAGAATCAGCAAAAACTAGCTCTATGGGAACTATATGAGAGACAAACCACATATGACAATGACCAAATAGAAACTGCAGTCTATGAAGATTGCGCGAACTGTCTGATAGAGTACCAAGCCGTATTCCAATATGATTCGAGCTCCATCCCAATTATGTCCAAAATCCTTCTCTGGTTCTCCGTCCTGGTCCCTAGCTTCATCAGGAACTACTTCCTTGCGGACTATTCTTGCAACCACTATTGTCAAATCAGTTAGCAACAGTATGTAAAGAGGCCTTGAGGCAATGAAGCTATTTGACTTTGCTATACTATGTGGAAGATGGGCATAAGACAGGACAACTATGAATGAAATCATGACAGAACAAACGACTCGTTTATTCTCAGATATCAGAATGCAAGAATTGATATCtctaagagaaaataaatgaagGAGACTATGGCGTTTTCTTGGAAGCGCCACTGCATCTTCTGATGCTTTACAGTCTGGCTTAGTTAGTGATGATCTTACTTCGTTCTTTGCATTTGCAGATATAACCCCTTTGGCTCTAGCTTCTCCATCAGAATTTTGCACTTGAGATATTTCTCCTGTTCGTAAATCAGAAATACTCAGTTGAGACAATTCTTCAATCTCATTCTCCTGCACACCTTCCATGCCTGCTGCAAACCAACAAAATGAACTTAGATaagatgattttgaaattaaGTCAACATATGCCCTTTTCATCATCTTGTAATTATAAGATATTCTCCTAGCAATAAATCGACAACATGATGTTATTTAACTGAAGCTGATACTAAACATTTCAGCATCTTCTGGCCGGTAATCCTTTTTATCATCAAGAATAAAACAAGGCACTTTAATTTGTGAGGACAGGTTGTACCCTGATGGAAGTCGGAACAATGTATGTGTGACacgtgaccaggaggtcacgggttcaagccttggaaacagcctcaggcagaaatgcaaggtaagactgcgtataCCCCGAACCCTgcgcatagcaggagctttagtgcaccgagttGCCCTTTAACGTATGTGTGACACGATTAAACAAACACAGAAGCCGAATGAACTAGAATCACGCTATGTTACACACAGGACGCTCGAATAATCTTTGCTAGGATACGCTGATAAAACCCTTTCTATACAATTCGCAGAAGTTGTAACTAATGTGCTCCAATTAAGACCAATCAAAGATTATATAGAaccaaaattttcatcaaaaggCCCTCCATAAAAAGCCAACCAAGATTTAATATCCACCCCTTTATGAGTATTAACGAGGGAAAGACCAGTTGTTCCATATCTTTCTATAATCCCTTCACATTTACTATGATTCAAGCAAATGAGCACTGAGAGATAAGATAACTCCTAAGTATGGGAATTACgccatgattttgaattttttgatagCTTCCCCATTATATATTAACCAAATTTATCTTTTTTGATCAAACACAAATTATTGAGACAGCAGAATGCACTAAGCTACCGCTATTCGCGGATCGGGATGGACTGGACCACAAGGATTTATGCTACATAGTTGTATTCTGCATTTCTGCACGAGGTTGTTTCCAAGACAACAAATTACCTATACAATATACaattattaaaaatacaaaataaaaaatatgattcttttttaATAGTAGTATATTTCAGCAAATTCCCATGATTCATTTTCATGAAAACAAATACTATAAGAATGACATTACCTGATGATAAATGTGAATGATGAGTCTCCATTACATTAttccttttttcttgtttttccatATACCAAATTTTCTCTTCATCTCGCTAACCCAATAGCCCTTTTCTCCTTCaatccttaatttaaaaaaaataataaaaaaaaaaaataaattcaaacacaaaaattGGACCCTTTTTTCTCTCTGTTTGCGTGTCATGTGCTCCGGGTATAACTCCTCTACGAAAAGTTGCAGGCTAGTTTCATATTGGGCTGATTCTTTTAAATGGGGGCCCAAGAAAATGTGACGGGAGGCCTTTTCATATCAAGTGCGTAGATAGCCCATATGTATATTTTATCttatgaaaagaaaattaaaggatgtgtttggtatgataggaaaatatttttcatggaaaatgttttccagaAAAAGATTTttctggaaaataagttggttttctacttattttctcatatttggttggtgagtggaaagtatttttcgaaaaatattttatggtgtttgattggtgagtgaaaaaatattttttagaaaacattactaactgttaactagtatattagTGCCTCTAGCAAcacaacaatttgtaagaactaactTTAGTatagcaaataatatcaatatcgaatattaaaatattacaattactaaatttaatcaactactaattagcaaatataggagacatttttcaacattttgttaggacaatctcaagatactacaatcaatagaaatataacggaacgacaagcttattcaaccttgtgaaacaagctacatcgatgacaaaatgaaatatgcaattagcaaaagtaacataggtaagt encodes the following:
- the LOC107865826 gene encoding uncharacterized protein LOC107865826 isoform X2; its protein translation is MEKQEKRNNVMETHHSHLSSGMEGVQENEIEELSQLSISDLRTGEISQVQNSDGEARAKGVISANAKNEVRSSLTKPDCKASEDAVALPRKRHSLLHLFSLRDINSCILISENKRVVCSVMISFIVVLSYAHLPHSIAKSNSFIASRPLYILLLTDLTIVVARIVRKEVVPDEARDQDGEPEKDFGHNWDGARIILEYGLVLYQTVRAIFIDCSFYLVIVICGLSLI
- the LOC107865826 gene encoding uncharacterized protein LOC107865826 isoform X1; the protein is MEKQEKRNNVMETHHSHLSSAGMEGVQENEIEELSQLSISDLRTGEISQVQNSDGEARAKGVISANAKNEVRSSLTKPDCKASEDAVALPRKRHSLLHLFSLRDINSCILISENKRVVCSVMISFIVVLSYAHLPHSIAKSNSFIASRPLYILLLTDLTIVVARIVRKEVVPDEARDQDGEPEKDFGHNWDGARIILEYGLVLYQTVRAIFIDCSFYLVIVICGLSLI